Proteins encoded by one window of Flagellimonas lutaonensis:
- the gcvP gene encoding aminomethyl-transferring glycine dehydrogenase, with amino-acid sequence MNTEKFALRHIGIREKDLDKMLETVGVDSLEQLIFETIPDDIRLKQDLKLPKAISEHEFLDHLQKLAAKNKVFKSYIGLGYHESITPSVIKRNILENPGWYTAYTPYQAEIAQGRLEALLNFQTMVCDLTGMEVANASLLDESTAAAEAMTMLFDLRSRQQKKEGIVKFFVSEETLPQTLALLQTRSTPLDIELVIGNHEEFDFSDDFFGVLVQYPGKYGQVNDYAEFVNKAQESNIKVAVAADILSLVLLTPPGEWGADVVVGTTQRFGIPLGYGGPHAAFFATKDTYKRNIPGRIIGLTKDTDGNPALRMALQTREQHIKRDKATSNICTAQVLLAVMAGMYAVYHGPKGLQFIANKVHNNAKLLSSHLTEMGYTQQNTCFFDTLLITVDDNRAIKEKAENLEINFHYIDRDKVSIAINEATSTADLQKIAACFGSTNGFGKPAEGKTLQIISGPLLRKIPFLEHEVFNSYHSETELMRYIKKLERKDLALNHSMISLGSCTMKLNAASEMLPLSWNNWANLHPFVPIEQAEGYQIMLKELEEYLNEITGFAATSLQPNSGAQGEYAGLMTIRAYHESRGEGHRNICIIPASAHGTNPASAVMAGMKVVVTKTDEKGNIDVADLEDKVKLYSENLAALMVTYPSTHGVFESSIKHITKLIHDHGGQVYMDGANMNAQVGLTNPATIGADVCHLNLHKTFAIPHGGGGPGVGPICVAEQLKPFLPTNPVVATGGEKGITAISAAPWGSALVCLISYGYIKMLGAKGVTEATKIAILNANYIKERLKGKFDVLYSGEKGRAAHEMILDCRPFKQHGIEVTDIAKRLMDYGFHAPTVSFPVAGTLMIEPTESESLAELDRFCDAMLAIRNEIDSVSADEPDNVLKNAPHTLQMVTADEWDYPYTRQQAAFPLPFVSENKFWPSVRRTDEAFGDRNLICTCAPIEAYAEEEMS; translated from the coding sequence ATGAATACTGAAAAATTTGCCCTGCGCCATATTGGCATTCGTGAAAAAGACCTTGACAAGATGTTGGAAACAGTTGGGGTCGATTCTCTTGAACAGTTGATTTTTGAAACCATCCCAGATGATATTCGCCTCAAGCAAGACCTGAAACTGCCAAAGGCCATCAGCGAGCACGAGTTTCTAGATCATCTTCAAAAACTGGCTGCCAAGAACAAAGTATTCAAGAGTTACATCGGCTTGGGCTACCACGAGAGCATTACACCTTCGGTCATCAAGCGAAATATTTTGGAAAATCCGGGTTGGTACACAGCCTACACCCCGTACCAAGCAGAAATTGCACAGGGGAGGCTCGAGGCCCTTTTAAACTTCCAGACCATGGTCTGCGATCTAACGGGCATGGAAGTGGCCAATGCTTCCCTATTGGACGAAAGCACGGCTGCTGCCGAGGCCATGACCATGTTGTTCGACCTACGCTCGCGCCAGCAGAAAAAAGAGGGGATAGTCAAATTTTTTGTTTCCGAAGAAACCCTGCCTCAGACTTTGGCCCTATTGCAGACACGGTCGACCCCTTTGGACATCGAGTTGGTCATCGGCAATCATGAAGAGTTTGATTTTTCAGACGATTTCTTCGGGGTCCTTGTACAGTATCCCGGCAAGTATGGTCAAGTGAACGATTACGCTGAATTTGTCAATAAAGCCCAAGAAAGCAACATTAAAGTGGCCGTTGCCGCCGACATTCTAAGCCTGGTATTACTGACCCCTCCCGGGGAATGGGGCGCAGATGTAGTGGTGGGCACCACACAGCGCTTTGGCATACCATTGGGCTATGGCGGGCCACACGCTGCTTTTTTTGCTACCAAAGATACCTACAAGAGAAACATACCGGGTAGAATTATAGGTCTCACCAAAGATACCGATGGCAACCCTGCCCTTAGAATGGCACTACAGACGCGCGAACAGCATATCAAAAGAGACAAGGCCACCTCGAACATCTGCACGGCCCAAGTGCTATTGGCGGTCATGGCAGGCATGTATGCCGTATACCACGGCCCCAAGGGGCTACAATTTATTGCCAACAAAGTACACAACAATGCAAAACTGTTGTCGTCGCACTTAACGGAAATGGGCTACACGCAACAGAACACCTGTTTTTTTGATACACTTTTGATTACGGTAGACGACAACAGGGCCATCAAAGAAAAAGCTGAAAACCTCGAGATAAACTTCCATTATATTGATCGAGACAAGGTCTCAATAGCCATCAACGAGGCCACCAGCACAGCGGATTTACAAAAAATTGCGGCCTGTTTTGGCAGCACCAATGGTTTCGGAAAACCGGCAGAGGGTAAAACCCTTCAAATAATTTCGGGGCCACTACTACGGAAAATTCCTTTTCTAGAACACGAAGTCTTCAATTCGTACCATTCCGAGACCGAATTGATGCGCTACATTAAAAAATTGGAGCGGAAAGATTTGGCGTTGAACCATTCGATGATATCGTTGGGCAGCTGCACCATGAAACTGAATGCCGCCTCTGAAATGTTGCCCCTGAGTTGGAACAATTGGGCCAACCTGCACCCCTTCGTTCCTATAGAACAAGCTGAGGGGTATCAAATCATGTTAAAGGAACTTGAAGAATACCTCAACGAGATTACCGGTTTTGCCGCTACCTCGTTGCAGCCGAATTCGGGCGCCCAAGGCGAGTATGCCGGATTGATGACCATTCGGGCGTACCACGAGTCGCGGGGCGAAGGCCATCGAAACATCTGTATCATTCCTGCCTCGGCCCACGGTACCAATCCCGCTTCAGCGGTCATGGCCGGAATGAAGGTAGTGGTCACCAAAACCGACGAAAAGGGCAACATTGATGTTGCCGACCTAGAAGACAAGGTAAAACTGTATTCAGAAAACCTTGCTGCATTAATGGTCACCTACCCCTCTACCCATGGCGTTTTTGAATCTTCTATCAAGCACATTACAAAGTTGATTCACGACCATGGTGGACAGGTTTATATGGATGGGGCCAATATGAACGCCCAAGTTGGATTGACCAATCCGGCCACCATTGGTGCCGATGTGTGCCATTTGAATTTGCACAAGACCTTTGCCATACCGCATGGCGGTGGCGGACCCGGCGTGGGGCCCATCTGCGTGGCCGAACAGTTGAAGCCTTTTCTGCCTACGAATCCTGTGGTGGCCACCGGTGGTGAAAAAGGTATAACCGCAATTTCTGCAGCCCCTTGGGGCAGTGCTTTGGTATGCCTGATCTCATATGGCTATATCAAAATGTTGGGGGCCAAAGGGGTCACCGAAGCCACTAAAATTGCCATTCTCAATGCCAACTATATCAAAGAAAGGCTGAAGGGGAAATTCGATGTGCTCTACTCAGGTGAAAAGGGAAGAGCGGCCCACGAAATGATTCTTGATTGCAGGCCCTTTAAACAACATGGAATCGAGGTCACCGATATTGCAAAGAGGCTGATGGATTATGGTTTCCATGCACCCACCGTATCGTTCCCTGTGGCAGGCACCCTGATGATAGAACCTACCGAAAGTGAGAGTTTGGCCGAACTGGACAGGTTCTGCGATGCCATGCTGGCCATTCGAAATGAAATAGATAGTGTCTCGGCAGATGAACCGGACAATGTGCTAAAAAATGCACCCCACACCCTACAGATGGTCACCGCTGATGAATGGGACTACCCGTACACTAGGCAACAAGCGGCATTTCCCCTGCCATTCGTATCAGAAAACAAATTTTGGCCATCGGTGCGAAGAACAGATGAAGCCTTTGGGGATCGTAATTTGATTTGCACCTGTGCGCCGATAGAGGCCTATGCCGAAGAGGAAATGTCTTAA
- a CDS encoding sigma-70 family RNA polymerase sigma factor gives MAAHKLHPENWVDQYADYLFNYAVARVNDAEIAKDLVQETFFAGLKSAKNYKGDAAERTWLIAILKRKVIDHYRKINSKKGKAEVKVNYSAQSDSEGDWLEERVADPFGQGGDGAIENEELGLAIQECITKLPKKQALVFKMKTVQGMETEDICNELGINPSNLWVMIHRARTALMGCLNENWF, from the coding sequence ATGGCAGCACATAAACTTCATCCTGAAAACTGGGTCGACCAATATGCCGACTACCTGTTCAATTATGCGGTAGCGCGGGTAAACGATGCTGAGATTGCCAAAGATCTGGTGCAGGAAACCTTTTTTGCAGGTCTAAAATCTGCCAAAAACTATAAGGGTGATGCCGCTGAACGCACATGGTTGATCGCCATACTCAAACGCAAGGTCATAGACCATTACCGAAAGATCAACTCCAAAAAGGGAAAGGCCGAGGTAAAGGTCAATTACAGTGCACAGAGCGATTCTGAGGGCGATTGGCTCGAAGAGCGGGTTGCCGACCCTTTTGGGCAAGGGGGCGATGGTGCGATCGAAAACGAAGAGTTGGGGCTGGCCATACAAGAATGTATCACCAAATTGCCAAAAAAACAGGCCCTGGTCTTCAAAATGAAAACGGTTCAGGGCATGGAAACCGAAGATATCTGTAATGAATTGGGTATAAATCCGTCAAATTTGTGGGTGATGATCCATAGAGCCAGAACGGCTTTGATGGGGTGTTTGAACGAAAATTGGTTTTAG
- a CDS encoding COG2426 family protein, whose product MALDVLIAFLWSLSPFGEAKVGIPYGLYNGVNSYLVFIVCFVANLLVFPFMVFFLEKLNRGLLRWRFYKKSAVFVAKRAKTGSGDKIQKYGFWGLVFFVMLPIPGTGVYAGSIAAYLFGMQKNKAFWANALGIFLSCAIVWSATMLSMNSFG is encoded by the coding sequence TTGGCACTGGATGTACTTATTGCTTTTTTATGGAGCCTCTCGCCTTTTGGTGAGGCAAAGGTGGGTATTCCGTATGGGCTCTATAACGGTGTTAACAGCTACTTGGTCTTTATAGTGTGCTTTGTGGCAAATCTTCTGGTCTTTCCCTTTATGGTATTTTTTCTTGAAAAATTGAACCGTGGCCTTCTGCGCTGGCGTTTTTATAAAAAATCAGCGGTATTTGTTGCCAAGCGGGCCAAAACAGGTTCAGGGGATAAAATTCAGAAATATGGTTTCTGGGGACTTGTATTTTTTGTGATGTTGCCCATACCGGGTACCGGTGTCTATGCCGGAAGTATAGCGGCCTATTTGTTCGGCATGCAAAAAAACAAAGCTTTTTGGGCAAATGCCCTGGGTATTTTTCTTTCTTGTGCCATTGTTTGGTCAGCGACCATGCTGTCGATGAACAGTTTCGGCTAA
- the obgE gene encoding GTPase ObgE yields the protein MTEGNFVDYVKVHVASGKGGQGSAHLRREKYVDKGGPDGGDGGRGGHVIVRGNKNLWTLVHYKFQKHFKAGHGEHGGKQRSTGAKGEDVYLEVPLGTVVRDTETNQVLFEITEDGEEKIVLEGGLGGRGNWHFKSSTNQTPRYAQPGLPGEEKQLTLELKVLADVGLVGFPNAGKSTLLSVMTSAKPKIADYEFTTLKPNLGIVKYRDFRSFVMADIPGIIEGAAEGKGLGHYFLRHIERNATLLFLIPADSADISREYEILLDELRRYNPELLHKKRLVAISKSDMLDEELIHEIRQELDKDLSGVPYLFISSVAQKGLQELKDKLWVLLNE from the coding sequence GTGACCGAAGGCAATTTTGTCGATTATGTAAAGGTGCATGTAGCCTCTGGCAAAGGGGGGCAAGGTTCAGCCCACTTGCGCCGTGAAAAATACGTTGACAAGGGTGGCCCTGATGGCGGTGATGGCGGCCGTGGCGGCCACGTAATAGTACGTGGCAACAAAAACCTGTGGACGCTGGTCCATTACAAGTTTCAAAAACATTTTAAGGCCGGCCATGGTGAACATGGTGGCAAGCAGCGCAGCACCGGTGCCAAGGGCGAGGATGTGTACCTTGAGGTGCCCTTGGGCACTGTGGTGCGCGACACCGAGACCAACCAAGTGCTCTTCGAGATTACGGAAGATGGCGAAGAAAAGATTGTGCTAGAGGGCGGTTTGGGTGGCCGTGGCAACTGGCACTTTAAATCTTCGACCAACCAGACCCCGCGCTATGCCCAACCAGGCCTGCCCGGAGAAGAAAAGCAGCTTACCCTGGAACTAAAGGTTTTGGCCGATGTGGGCCTAGTGGGTTTCCCCAATGCAGGCAAATCGACCCTCTTATCGGTGATGACCTCGGCGAAGCCCAAAATTGCCGATTACGAGTTTACCACCCTCAAACCAAATTTGGGCATTGTTAAGTACCGTGACTTTAGAAGTTTTGTCATGGCCGACATTCCCGGTATTATTGAAGGCGCTGCCGAGGGCAAAGGCCTTGGCCATTACTTTTTACGGCACATAGAGCGTAATGCCACGCTATTGTTTTTGATACCTGCCGACAGTGCCGACATATCAAGGGAGTATGAAATCTTATTGGACGAGCTCAGAAGGTACAACCCCGAACTGTTGCACAAAAAACGCCTTGTGGCCATTTCAAAGAGCGATATGCTCGACGAAGAGTTGATACACGAAATACGTCAAGAATTGGACAAAGACCTTAGCGGTGTGCCGTACCTGTTTATATCTTCGGTGGCACAAAAGGGCCTTCAAGAATTGAAAGACAAACTTTGGGTGCTTTTGAACGAATAA
- a CDS encoding M3 family metallopeptidase, with the protein MSQTVKNNPLLEPFDTAPFSKIKNEHFKPAFLQAIDDARAEVEAITANEEPPTFANTIEALEFSGQQLDRISSIFFNLNSAETNDEIQKIAQEVSPLLSEFNNDITLNEELFKRIKTVYEQSDALDLTVEQRTLLDKKYKSFSRNGANLSNEKKKRLREIDAELAKLKLKFGENVLAETNKFEMHLTDKSDLDGLPEGEKEAARQLAKSKGKEEGWLVTLDYPSYIPFMKYAKNRELRKKLALAFGSRCFHNDELDNQENVLKIARLRHERAQLLGYETHAHFVLEERMAEKPEKVTGFLNELLEKAKPAATREFEELTAFAKELDDIEQLQKWDSAYYSEKLKQKLFDLDDEKLKPYFKLENVIEGVFKVAEKLFGLRFKEVFNVDKYHEEVKTYEVYGENGEFISLFYADFHPRPGKRGGAWMTSYKPQYQKDGQNVRPHISNVCNFTRSTPSKPSLLTFNEVTTLFHEFGHGLHGMLANTTYPSLSGTSVYWDFVELPSQIMENWCYEKEALQLFATHYETGEPIPMELIQKIKESATFQQGMQTLRQLGFGFLDMAWHGADPTGVNNVKAHETKAFGGTQLFPDTPETCMSTSFSHIFQGGYSSGYYSYKWAEVLDADAFAYFKEKGIFNTTVANKFKEHILSKGGTEKPMVLYKRFRGAEPKLEALLERAGLLKKSA; encoded by the coding sequence ATGTCTCAAACTGTCAAAAACAATCCACTGCTAGAACCTTTCGACACCGCCCCCTTTTCAAAAATCAAGAACGAGCATTTTAAACCTGCCTTTTTGCAGGCCATTGATGATGCCCGGGCAGAAGTCGAAGCCATAACGGCCAATGAAGAACCCCCGACCTTTGCGAACACCATTGAGGCCCTTGAATTTTCAGGTCAACAACTCGATCGTATCTCTAGTATCTTTTTTAACCTGAATTCGGCAGAGACCAACGATGAAATACAAAAAATCGCCCAAGAGGTTTCGCCCTTGCTCTCTGAGTTCAACAACGATATCACCCTGAACGAAGAATTGTTCAAAAGAATAAAAACAGTTTACGAACAAAGCGATGCGCTAGATCTGACGGTCGAGCAGAGAACGCTATTGGACAAAAAATACAAGAGCTTTAGCCGTAACGGCGCCAATCTTTCGAACGAGAAAAAGAAGCGCCTACGGGAAATCGATGCCGAGCTTGCCAAATTGAAATTGAAATTTGGTGAAAATGTACTTGCCGAGACCAACAAATTTGAAATGCACCTCACAGACAAATCGGATCTCGACGGACTGCCAGAAGGCGAAAAGGAAGCCGCCAGACAATTGGCAAAATCAAAAGGCAAGGAAGAAGGTTGGCTGGTAACGCTTGACTACCCAAGCTACATACCCTTTATGAAATACGCCAAGAACCGAGAATTGCGAAAAAAACTGGCACTGGCCTTTGGCAGTAGATGCTTTCATAATGACGAACTCGACAACCAAGAAAATGTGTTGAAAATAGCCCGTTTACGGCATGAGCGCGCCCAACTGCTGGGCTATGAGACCCATGCCCATTTTGTTCTTGAGGAACGTATGGCCGAGAAACCTGAAAAAGTAACCGGTTTTTTAAACGAACTGCTCGAAAAAGCCAAACCAGCCGCAACACGAGAATTTGAAGAACTGACTGCGTTTGCCAAAGAACTTGATGACATAGAACAATTACAGAAGTGGGACAGTGCCTATTACTCTGAAAAATTAAAACAGAAACTGTTTGACCTCGATGACGAAAAACTAAAGCCATACTTCAAACTTGAAAATGTTATCGAAGGGGTTTTTAAGGTGGCCGAAAAACTGTTTGGACTCAGGTTCAAGGAGGTTTTCAATGTTGACAAGTACCATGAAGAGGTCAAGACCTATGAAGTCTATGGCGAAAACGGTGAGTTCATCTCGCTTTTCTATGCCGATTTTCACCCACGCCCCGGTAAACGTGGGGGCGCATGGATGACCTCGTACAAACCCCAATATCAAAAAGATGGCCAAAATGTGCGTCCACATATTTCGAACGTCTGCAATTTTACGCGCTCTACGCCCAGTAAGCCCTCACTGTTGACCTTTAATGAGGTTACCACCCTTTTCCATGAATTTGGGCACGGTCTGCACGGTATGTTGGCCAATACCACCTACCCCAGCCTGTCGGGCACTTCGGTCTATTGGGATTTTGTGGAACTGCCCAGTCAGATAATGGAAAACTGGTGCTACGAAAAAGAGGCGTTACAACTATTTGCAACGCATTATGAGACCGGTGAACCCATTCCGATGGAATTGATACAGAAAATAAAGGAATCTGCCACCTTTCAACAGGGCATGCAGACCCTTCGCCAGTTGGGCTTCGGCTTTTTGGATATGGCATGGCACGGTGCCGACCCCACAGGGGTGAACAATGTCAAAGCCCATGAAACAAAAGCCTTTGGGGGGACACAGTTGTTTCCCGACACCCCCGAGACCTGTATGAGCACCTCCTTTTCACATATCTTTCAAGGGGGGTATTCCTCAGGTTACTACAGCTACAAATGGGCCGAGGTACTTGATGCCGATGCCTTTGCCTATTTTAAGGAAAAGGGAATATTCAACACAACCGTGGCCAACAAGTTCAAAGAACACATTCTCTCAAAAGGGGGCACTGAAAAGCCAATGGTATTGTACAAAAGGTTCCGTGGGGCCGAGCCCAAGTTAGAGGCCCTGCTTGAAAGGGCCGGATTGTTGAAAAAATCTGCTTAA
- the purE gene encoding 5-(carboxyamino)imidazole ribonucleotide mutase, giving the protein MKKVAVIMGSTSDLPVMQDAVDVLKEFGIEVDIDIVSAHRTPEKMVDFGKNAHKNGYAVIIAGAGGAAHLPGMVASLSPLPVIGVPVKSSNSIDGWDSVLSILQMPGGVPVATVALNGAKNAGILAAQIMGSSDASIQQKVVSYKERLKEKVIKGADEIRGTKL; this is encoded by the coding sequence ATGAAGAAAGTAGCCGTTATCATGGGCAGCACCAGTGACCTGCCGGTCATGCAAGATGCCGTAGATGTTTTAAAAGAATTTGGCATTGAGGTCGATATCGATATTGTCTCGGCCCACCGCACTCCTGAAAAAATGGTCGATTTTGGTAAAAATGCCCATAAAAACGGTTATGCCGTCATCATTGCCGGTGCCGGTGGCGCAGCACACCTGCCGGGCATGGTTGCCTCGTTGTCTCCCCTGCCCGTAATCGGGGTGCCCGTAAAAAGCTCTAATTCCATTGATGGGTGGGATTCCGTGCTGTCCATCCTGCAGATGCCCGGGGGCGTACCGGTGGCCACGGTGGCACTGAACGGTGCCAAAAATGCAGGCATATTGGCGGCACAGATCATGGGCAGTTCAGATGCTTCCATCCAACAAAAAGTTGTTTCCTACAAAGAACGTTTGAAAGAAAAAGTCATCAAAGGAGCTGACGAAATACGAGGTACAAAGTTATAG
- a CDS encoding DUF4136 domain-containing protein, translating to MKKLFCLIAVLALFSCAGGRVTYDYDKATDFSNYSTYNYFDDMETGLSQLDERRLLKILDSTLQAKGFLLSEEPDFLVNIISSEYRKAPSNTVGVGVGGTGRNVGGGISVGVPLGSSALERRIQFDFVDFQKNTLFWQAVSESGYNDEASPYEREEKLRAIVNKVFSKFPPKN from the coding sequence ATGAAAAAGTTATTTTGTTTGATTGCAGTGCTTGCATTGTTCTCTTGTGCTGGGGGGCGGGTTACCTATGACTATGATAAGGCGACCGATTTTTCGAACTATTCCACCTACAACTATTTCGATGATATGGAAACAGGTCTGAGCCAACTCGACGAAAGGCGATTGTTGAAAATCTTGGACTCAACCTTACAGGCAAAGGGTTTTTTGCTTTCCGAAGAACCTGATTTTTTGGTCAACATCATCAGTTCAGAGTATCGAAAGGCACCCAGTAACACGGTAGGCGTGGGTGTTGGGGGTACCGGGCGAAATGTTGGGGGCGGCATTTCTGTGGGTGTGCCCTTGGGCAGTTCTGCACTGGAACGTCGAATACAGTTCGATTTTGTCGATTTTCAGAAGAACACGCTCTTTTGGCAGGCAGTTTCTGAAAGCGGTTACAACGACGAAGCCTCTCCCTACGAACGTGAAGAGAAGCTAAGGGCCATTGTGAACAAGGTTTTCTCGAAATTCCCGCCTAAAAATTAA
- a CDS encoding adenylate kinase, which produces MIKLHDKQFKPFLDEATILKAVKKVAEEVARDYEDEVPIFVGVLNGAFMFVSDFLKQYPYDCEVTFVKLSSYQGLTSTGIVETLLDVSGDMEGRSVIILEDIIDTGRTLQQLVHLFSNSNVKEFKIASLFYKSEVYNGEYNIDYVGIEIPNRFIVGYGLDYNELGRNLRQVYQLNQDNMINLVLFGKPGAGKGTQAGFLKEKYNLKHISTGDVFRYNMKNGTELGKLAQSYIDRGELVPDEVTIEMLKAEVEKNGDAEGFIFDGFPRTVAQAEALDNFLESRDMKVDATIALEADDDVLVARLLERGKDSGRSDDQDEAKIRNRFDEYNEKTAPLKEYYQKQGKFYAVNGIGEISEITERLGEVIEGVLKVQS; this is translated from the coding sequence GTGATCAAATTGCACGATAAACAGTTCAAGCCTTTTTTGGATGAGGCTACCATTCTAAAGGCGGTCAAAAAGGTGGCCGAAGAGGTGGCCCGTGACTATGAAGATGAGGTGCCCATTTTTGTTGGCGTGCTCAACGGGGCCTTCATGTTCGTATCCGATTTTTTGAAGCAATACCCGTATGATTGCGAGGTTACCTTTGTGAAATTGAGCTCGTACCAAGGCCTGACCTCAACGGGTATCGTTGAGACCCTATTGGACGTTTCTGGCGATATGGAAGGGCGCAGCGTGATCATTCTCGAAGATATCATAGACACGGGACGTACCTTGCAACAACTGGTGCATCTTTTTTCAAATTCGAACGTAAAAGAGTTCAAGATTGCCTCGCTGTTCTACAAGTCAGAAGTGTACAACGGCGAGTACAACATCGATTATGTGGGCATTGAAATACCCAACCGCTTTATCGTGGGCTATGGGCTTGATTATAACGAACTGGGCAGAAATTTAAGGCAAGTATATCAACTAAACCAAGATAATATGATTAACCTAGTGCTTTTTGGGAAGCCTGGAGCAGGTAAGGGAACACAGGCGGGTTTCTTGAAGGAAAAATACAATCTCAAGCATATCTCTACGGGCGATGTGTTCCGCTACAATATGAAGAACGGTACCGAGCTGGGCAAATTGGCCCAGTCGTATATTGATAGGGGCGAGTTGGTACCCGATGAGGTGACCATTGAGATGCTCAAGGCCGAAGTGGAAAAGAATGGGGATGCAGAAGGATTCATATTCGACGGATTTCCGCGTACCGTTGCCCAGGCCGAGGCGCTCGACAACTTTTTGGAGTCGAGAGATATGAAGGTTGACGCTACCATCGCATTGGAAGCCGACGACGATGTATTGGTGGCACGTTTGTTGGAGCGCGGTAAAGATAGTGGCCGTTCAGACGACCAAGACGAGGCCAAGATTCGCAACCGATTCGATGAATACAACGAAAAGACCGCCCCACTCAAAGAATATTACCAAAAGCAGGGCAAGTTTTACGCTGTCAATGGCATTGGGGAAATCTCTGAGATTACCGAGCGTTTGGGAGAGGTGATAGAAGGGGTGCTGAAGGTTCAGAGTTAA
- a CDS encoding 5-(carboxyamino)imidazole ribonucleotide synthase, which translates to MDYFSSDFKLGILGGGQLGKMLLYETRKWDIYTKVMDASPQAPCKIACNEFVLGDLMDFDAVLAFGKDVDVLTIEIENVNVDALEKLEEEGVKVYPPPKALRTIQNKAQQKLFYVDNNIPTANFSRFAYASEIKDSVENGGLEFPFVWKSAQFGYDGQGVKIVRKTDDLDGLPPGECITEKMVDFKNELAVIVAKSSSGEVKTYPVVEMEFHPEANQVEYVICPARIDEKVAQKAQQVALKVSEHIGHVGLLAVELFQTLDDTILVNEVAPRPHNSGHYSIEASYTNQFEQHIRAILGLPLGKTDSKVAGVMVNLVGAEGHQGDVVYENIQEILAMEGVTPHIYGKKQTRPFRKMGHVTIVNQNMGKAREMAQKVKEKISVISK; encoded by the coding sequence ATGGATTACTTTTCTTCGGATTTTAAGCTCGGTATTTTGGGCGGAGGGCAACTGGGCAAGATGTTGCTCTACGAAACGCGTAAATGGGATATTTACACCAAAGTGATGGATGCCTCGCCACAAGCCCCCTGTAAGATTGCCTGCAACGAATTTGTGTTGGGCGACCTTATGGATTTTGATGCCGTACTTGCCTTTGGAAAGGATGTTGACGTATTGACCATAGAAATTGAAAATGTGAATGTCGATGCGCTTGAAAAGTTGGAAGAAGAGGGTGTCAAGGTGTACCCGCCCCCTAAAGCATTGCGTACCATTCAGAACAAGGCCCAGCAAAAACTGTTCTATGTGGACAATAACATACCGACGGCCAATTTTTCACGTTTTGCCTACGCCAGTGAAATAAAGGACAGTGTCGAAAATGGCGGATTGGAATTTCCCTTCGTGTGGAAAAGCGCCCAATTCGGTTACGACGGGCAGGGCGTAAAAATAGTGCGTAAAACGGATGACCTTGATGGGTTGCCACCGGGTGAGTGCATCACCGAAAAGATGGTCGATTTTAAGAATGAATTGGCCGTGATCGTGGCCAAGAGCAGTTCGGGCGAGGTAAAGACCTATCCCGTGGTTGAAATGGAGTTCCACCCAGAGGCCAATCAGGTAGAGTACGTCATTTGCCCTGCGAGAATCGATGAAAAGGTCGCGCAAAAGGCCCAACAGGTTGCCCTGAAGGTGTCTGAACATATTGGTCATGTCGGCCTGTTGGCCGTTGAGCTTTTTCAAACACTAGACGATACGATTTTGGTCAACGAAGTGGCTCCCCGCCCACATAATAGTGGACACTACAGTATAGAGGCCAGCTACACCAACCAATTTGAACAGCATATCAGGGCTATTTTGGGCTTGCCCTTGGGCAAGACCGATAGCAAGGTGGCCGGGGTCATGGTCAACTTGGTGGGCGCCGAAGGGCATCAAGGTGACGTGGTCTATGAAAATATCCAGGAGATTTTGGCCATGGAAGGGGTAACGCCCCATATCTATGGAAAAAAGCAGACCCGGCCTTTTCGAAAAATGGGCCATGTGACCATTGTCAATCAAAACATGGGCAAAGCCAGGGAAATGGCGCAAAAAGTCAAAGAAAAAATAAGCGTAATTTCAAAATGA